One window of Sebaldella sp. S0638 genomic DNA carries:
- a CDS encoding GspE/PulE family protein, producing MVIIGEVRDGETAEIAVKAALTGHLVIATIHTNDSLSTIFRLVDMGIPEYLIFNSLNGVVAQRLVRKVCQECLGNSCSSCNSGYSGRVNINEVLVFDDTVHELFRKTDSLREIKEKIKETGFRDMMDDASEKEKENIINKEEIYRVLGEL from the coding sequence ATAGTAATAATAGGTGAGGTAAGAGATGGAGAAACTGCTGAAATTGCAGTAAAAGCTGCGTTGACTGGGCATTTGGTAATTGCTACAATACATACCAATGATTCGTTGTCAACTATTTTTAGATTAGTGGATATGGGAATTCCGGAGTACCTGATTTTCAATTCCCTAAATGGTGTGGTAGCGCAGAGGCTTGTACGGAAAGTATGTCAGGAATGTCTGGGGAATTCATGTTCTTCGTGTAATTCCGGATACAGCGGAAGGGTGAATATAAATGAAGTTCTTGTCTTTGATGACACTGTACATGAGTTATTCAGAAAGACAGATTCTCTGAGGGAAATTAAAGAAAAAATCAAAGAAACCGGATTTAGGGATATGATGGATGATGCGTCTGAAAAAGAGAAAGAAAATATAATAAATAAAGAAGAAATTTACAGAGTTTTAGGAGAGCTATGA